A single window of Polaribacter sp. SA4-10 DNA harbors:
- a CDS encoding GNAT family N-acetyltransferase, which produces MIEIIRTNSQNPEFEKLVQLLNSDLANRDGKTHPLSQFNKISSIKYVVLILKKDIAIGCGAISKYDNNSMEIKRMYVSPEARGQRIGEKILSALENWSRELGHTKCLLFMGSKQPEANKLYQRNHYNLIEKYGELKDIKDCICLAKDLY; this is translated from the coding sequence ATGATAGAAATAATAAGAACAAACTCTCAAAACCCGGAATTTGAAAAACTTGTTCAATTACTAAATTCTGATCTTGCAAATAGAGATGGAAAAACTCATCCTCTATCTCAATTTAATAAAATATCTAGTATTAAGTATGTTGTTTTGATACTGAAAAAAGACATAGCCATTGGTTGCGGAGCTATTTCTAAATACGACAATAATTCTATGGAGATCAAAAGAATGTATGTTTCTCCTGAAGCAAGGGGACAAAGAATTGGAGAAAAGATTTTATCAGCATTAGAAAATTGGTCTCGAGAATTAGGACATACTAAATGTTTACTCTTTATGGGCTCAAAACAACCAGAAGCAAATAAACTTTATCAACGAAATCATTATAATTTAATTGAAAAATATGGTGAACTAAAAGACATTAAAGACTGTATATGTCTTGCAAAAGATTTGTACTAA
- a CDS encoding DUF3095 family protein yields the protein MKNTLFYTNLENHKEPVNEILSKTDLFQQIPDDWYIVVTDIKGSTTAVENGFSERVNLIATGSIIAALNIASKYVIDIPFFFGGDGATLLIPPILLPEIMEALTLHKENIQKEFDIYLRVGNISVSNVYKNNQELKIAKASINKLHTIPIVLGNGLHFAEKVIKSKDKILEKPNTKKTHLDLEGMECRWNKIAPPENSNEVVSLLVNVLSESKQASIFQEILEKTDKIYGSLSDRNPISVPKLKLNFNYQKIRTELKASNKKFGVINFLKVWITGVLGKYYYLPNSKGRKYLNELTQLSDILVIDGRINMVISGTAKQRQLLTEYLDDLEKNELIIYGIHVSNTSIMSCYVRNRNAKHIHFVDGGSSGYTRAAKVLKEKTHNRQLSI from the coding sequence ATGAAAAACACTTTATTTTATACAAACCTTGAAAACCACAAAGAGCCAGTAAATGAAATACTTTCAAAAACTGACCTATTCCAACAAATCCCTGATGATTGGTATATTGTTGTTACAGATATAAAAGGTTCCACTACAGCTGTAGAAAATGGATTTTCTGAAAGAGTAAATCTAATAGCAACAGGAAGTATAATTGCTGCGTTAAATATTGCTTCAAAATATGTTATCGATATTCCTTTTTTCTTTGGTGGAGATGGAGCTACATTATTAATTCCACCTATTTTACTACCAGAAATAATGGAAGCTTTGACGTTACATAAAGAAAATATTCAAAAAGAATTTGATATTTATTTAAGAGTTGGAAATATTTCCGTTTCTAATGTTTACAAAAATAATCAAGAATTAAAAATTGCCAAGGCAAGTATTAATAAGTTGCACACAATTCCAATAGTTTTAGGCAATGGGCTACACTTTGCTGAAAAAGTAATAAAATCTAAAGATAAAATTCTTGAGAAACCAAACACAAAAAAGACTCATTTAGATTTAGAAGGAATGGAATGTAGGTGGAATAAAATTGCCCCACCAGAAAACTCAAATGAGGTGGTTTCATTATTAGTTAACGTCTTAAGTGAATCAAAACAAGCTTCTATCTTTCAAGAAATTTTAGAAAAAACAGATAAAATATATGGTTCATTAAGTGATAGAAACCCTATTTCTGTTCCTAAATTAAAATTAAATTTTAATTATCAGAAGATTAGAACAGAACTGAAAGCTAGTAATAAGAAGTTTGGAGTTATAAACTTTTTGAAGGTATGGATAACTGGAGTACTTGGTAAATATTATTATTTGCCCAATTCAAAAGGTAGAAAATATCTAAATGAATTAACGCAATTATCTGATATCCTTGTAATTGATGGACGTATTAATATGGTTATCTCTGGTACTGCAAAGCAAAGACAATTGTTAACTGAATATCTAGATGATTTAGAAAAAAATGAGCTAATTATTTATGGTATTCATGTTAGTAATACCAGTATAATGTCTTGTTATGTTCGAAATAGAAATGCAAAACACATCCATTTTGTTGATGGTGGTAGCAGCGGGTACACCAGAGCTGCCAAGGTATTAAAAGAAAAAACACACAATAGACAATTAAGTATTTAA
- a CDS encoding YiiX/YebB-like N1pC/P60 family cysteine hydrolase, with amino-acid sequence MNKTLKQTCTLLIFSFVLLSCNNNQKNNNFEIKQGDLLFQNTGTGEIDNAIKDVTATSFSKNYSHVGMAMQKDEKWFVVEAVPKEGICQTPLIKFLNRNKNKFSKSQTRVARLDSYYQPYISKAIAYGIDRINTPYDEIFLWDDASYYCSELVYKMFSSQDLPTDSIPFLTHPMTFNDSTGNPMPSWVTYYKTRNQPIPEGIEGTNPNLMASSPHIRFVHDYENE; translated from the coding sequence ATGAATAAGACCTTAAAGCAAACTTGCACCCTACTTATATTCTCCTTTGTTTTGCTCAGTTGCAATAACAATCAAAAAAACAATAATTTTGAAATAAAACAAGGAGATTTACTGTTTCAAAATACGGGAACAGGCGAAATAGATAATGCGATTAAAGATGTAACGGCAACTTCATTTTCTAAAAACTATTCGCATGTTGGTATGGCAATGCAAAAAGATGAAAAATGGTTTGTAGTGGAGGCGGTTCCAAAAGAAGGAATTTGCCAAACTCCTTTAATAAAATTTCTGAACAGGAATAAAAATAAATTCAGCAAATCTCAAACCAGGGTTGCAAGACTAGATAGCTATTACCAGCCTTATATTTCTAAAGCAATAGCGTATGGAATCGATAGAATAAATACGCCTTATGATGAAATTTTTTTATGGGATGACGCTTCTTATTATTGCTCAGAATTAGTTTATAAAATGTTTTCTTCTCAAGATTTACCTACAGATTCTATTCCTTTTCTTACTCACCCAATGACCTTTAACGATAGCACGGGAAACCCAATGCCTAGTTGGGTAACTTATTACAAAACACGCAACCAGCCAATTCCTGAGGGAATTGAAGGAACAAATCCTAACTTGATGGCCAGCAGTCCTCATATCAGATTTGTTCATGATTATGAGAATGAATAA